A stretch of the Notamacropus eugenii isolate mMacEug1 chromosome 2, mMacEug1.pri_v2, whole genome shotgun sequence genome encodes the following:
- the LOC140528097 gene encoding BTB/POZ domain-containing protein 17-like, with protein sequence MPGTHHSKLGPWGNFWATMTLLGLVVHAAQRAHSESEAADASINHSLMMLQRLRELQQLGNESDTVLRVQAEGTDEVHIFHTHRLLLGLQSEVFQGLLYNQSEVTLQEPRDCATVFDKFIRYLYCGELSLLMSQAIPLHRLASKYGVASLQQGIAQYMKSHLAGEMEGPGPAVGWYHYAARTGNEDLRESCLQFLAWNLSAVVGSSEWAEVTPELLAQLLDRSDLVLQDELELFQALEVWLDRARPPTPVAEQALRAIRYPMIPPAQLFQLQAQSPALARHGEAVGDLLLQAYQFHSASPLHYAKFFDVNGSAFLPRNYLSPAWGALWVISNPARDDRSTSFQTQLGPSGHDAGRRVTWNVLFSPRWLPISLRPVYADTAGAALPAARPEDGRPRLVVTPASISGDAAGVSFQKTVLVGARQQGRLLIRHAYSFHQSSDESGDFLAHTDLQRRNSEYLVENALHLHLIIKPIYHSLIRTHK encoded by the exons ATGCCTGGGACTCATCACTCCAAACTTGGGCCCTGGGGCAACTTCTGGGCCACCATGACCTTACTGGGCCTAGTTGTGCATGCAG CCCAGAGAGCACATAGTGAAAGTGAAGCAGCAGATGCCTCTATTAACCACTCCTTGATGATGCTCCAGCGCTTGCGGGAATTACAACAGCTGGGCAATGAGAGTGACACGGTGTTGCGGGTGCAAGCAGAAGGAACAGATGAAGTCCACATCTTCCACACTCACCGGCTGCTCCTGGGCCTGCAGAGTGAGGTATTCCAGGGACTACTGTACAACCAAAGTGAGGTGACGTTGCAGGAGCCCAGGGACTGTGCGACTGTCTTTGACAAATTTATCAG GTATCTGTACTGTGGGGAGCTGTCCCTCCTGATGTCTCAGGCCATCCCCCTGCACAGATTGGCCAGCAAATATGGTGTGGCTTCCTTACAGCAGGGCATAGCTCAGTACATGAAGTCACACCTTGCGGGAGAGATGGAGGGTCCCGGCCCAGCTGTGGGTTGGTACCACTATGCAGCACGGACAGGCAATGAAGACCTCAGGGAGAGCTGCCTCCAGTTCCTGGCTTGGAACCTGTCAGCAGTGGTGGGGAGCTCCGAGTGGGCAGAAGTGACCCCAGAGCTCTTGGCTCAACTGCTGGACCGTTCTGACCTGGTGCTCCAGGATGAATTAGAGCTCTTCCAGGCTCTGGAAGTCTGGCTGGACCGGGCCCGCCCTCCCACACCTGTGGCTGAGCAGGCCCTGAGAGCCATTCGCTACCCTATGATCCCCCCTGCTCAGTTGTTCCAGCTGCAGGCCCAGTCACCAGCCCTGGCCCGACATGGAGAGGCTGTGGGGGATCTCCTCCTGCAGGCCTACCAGTTCCATTCAGCTTCTCCCCTACACTATGCCAAATTCTTTGATGTCAACGGCAGTGCCTTCTTGCCTCGCAACTACCTCTCTCCAGCTTGGGGGGCCCTGTGGGTCATCAGCAACCCTGCCAGGGATGACCGAAGCACAAGCTTCCAGACGCAGCTGGGCCCTAGTGGGCATGATGCAGGCAGGAGGGTGACATGGAATGTCCTCTTCTCCCCACGCTGGTTGCCCATCAGTCTTCGGCCTGTCTATGCTGATACTGCTGGGGCTGCCCTGCCTGCTGCACGCCCTGAGGATGGGCGGCCCCGCCTGGTGGTGACTCCAGCCAGCATCAGTGGGGATGCTGCTGGCGTGAGCTTCCAGAAGACGGTGCTGGTAGGGGCTCGACAGCAGGGCCGACTTCTGATCCGCCATGCTTACAGCTTCCATCAGAGCAGTGATGAGTCTGGGGACTTCTTGGCCCACACTGACCTGCAACGGCGCAACTCTGAGTACCTGGTGGAGAATGCCCTTCACCTGCATCTTATCATCAAGCCCATATACCACAGCCTCATTCGGACTCACAAGTag